One genomic segment of Paenibacillus sp. FSL H8-0332 includes these proteins:
- a CDS encoding thermonuclease family protein has product MFRSKKLLISIGIIALLEIAIFTGMSLREALGMNFLLASLAVIIFWFVGMFKPAIVRWGNRKTITKYSAVMFIIFFILFVIAIPKASPLEQATNKTDEHTEVLDTYVLKSETTQKNAELASLSMNAKTIETKVTAVTDGDTFTVKLDGKFEKVRLILIDTPETKPVQPFGPEASAFTTKLLMDNTVRLEFDVSERDQYGRILAYAYVDDKMVNELLLEKGLARVAVFQPNVKNVDQFRSIQKKAQAAKLGIWSLKDYATDKGYDDTVVAKATIQPTPTVKPSPKPTATPKPTATKKPKPKATPQPVQDVYYKNCSAVRAAGAAPIYAGEPGYSRKLDKDGDGVACE; this is encoded by the coding sequence ATGTTCAGATCAAAAAAGCTTCTAATTTCCATCGGAATCATCGCTTTATTAGAAATTGCTATTTTTACAGGCATGTCCTTGAGAGAAGCCTTAGGGATGAACTTTCTTCTTGCCTCACTTGCTGTAATTATTTTTTGGTTCGTTGGCATGTTTAAGCCGGCCATTGTTCGCTGGGGAAATCGAAAAACAATTACCAAGTATTCTGCTGTTATGTTTATTATATTTTTTATTTTGTTCGTTATTGCAATTCCAAAAGCCTCTCCCTTGGAACAAGCTACTAATAAGACTGATGAACACACAGAAGTTCTCGACACATATGTGCTTAAATCTGAAACAACTCAGAAGAACGCTGAACTTGCCAGCTTGTCTATGAATGCAAAAACCATTGAAACAAAGGTCACCGCAGTGACTGATGGTGATACCTTCACAGTCAAATTAGATGGAAAGTTTGAAAAGGTGCGGCTCATCCTAATCGACACTCCTGAAACAAAACCTGTACAGCCCTTCGGGCCAGAGGCGAGTGCGTTTACAACAAAGTTGCTTATGGATAATACAGTCAGACTTGAATTCGATGTATCCGAACGTGACCAGTACGGACGTATCCTTGCTTACGCCTATGTTGATGATAAAATGGTAAATGAATTGCTGCTGGAGAAAGGTCTTGCACGAGTCGCTGTCTTTCAGCCGAATGTGAAAAATGTTGATCAGTTCAGGTCTATCCAGAAAAAAGCTCAAGCAGCAAAATTAGGGATATGGAGCTTAAAAGATTACGCAACTGATAAAGGATATGATGATACCGTTGTGGCTAAAGCTACTATCCAGCCCACTCCCACAGTTAAACCGTCACCTAAGCCCACTGCAACACCGAAGCCTACCGCTACTAAAAAACCGAAACCAAAAGCAACCCCGCAACCAGTTCAAGATGTTTACTACAAGAACTGTTCTGCCGTGAGAGCAGCCGGTGCTGCGCCGATCTATGCTGGAGAGCCTGGATACTCCAGAAAGCTTGATAAAGATGGTGACGGAGTGGCGTGTGAATAG
- a CDS encoding extracellular solute-binding protein, which produces MKKTKNLALALVSIMLMSSLAACGGNNSGGNKSAEGNTGNNPASTASPAAEGDKTEPAEKVELSFWTLGNVNYEELAAAYTKEHPNVTIKIQNTGDQTAHHNNLTTALSAGSGAPDIFQLEIGFMERFLGAQDKFYNLNDLGAKDIQANYLDWKWKQASSIDGSFQLGLPTDIGPTVVYYRTDLAEAAGLPSDPEGFGAAIDTWDKFATVAKAFKDKTGKYFSDLTDLTYNALRDQSADEIYFSKADGSFIGDTNPQVKKAYDFTVKGIQEGWISNVMLWSPEWGQGMNDGSFAVVMGPAWMAGNIKSNAPDSSGKWKIAQLPEGAGNWGGSFITLPKEGKHSKEAYDFIQWLVNKDNQLESFKTKGLMPSIPALYEDPAFVDFKDDFFGGQQTAVEFGKAANRVKPVYYGPLHDQTDTFFKNALKNVLEKKADPAKEWDSAVKQAKTLAERG; this is translated from the coding sequence ATGAAAAAAACAAAGAACCTGGCGCTGGCGCTGGTCTCCATCATGCTCATGAGTTCACTCGCAGCATGCGGAGGAAATAACAGCGGCGGCAACAAGTCTGCCGAAGGAAATACGGGTAACAACCCGGCAAGCACAGCATCACCCGCAGCTGAAGGAGACAAGACAGAGCCCGCAGAGAAGGTGGAGCTGTCGTTCTGGACGCTGGGCAACGTGAACTATGAAGAGCTGGCTGCTGCTTACACCAAGGAACACCCTAACGTAACCATTAAAATTCAGAATACCGGTGACCAGACGGCTCACCACAACAATCTGACCACAGCACTCTCGGCGGGTTCGGGCGCACCTGACATTTTCCAGCTTGAGATCGGTTTCATGGAACGCTTCCTGGGAGCCCAGGACAAATTCTACAACCTGAATGATCTCGGAGCCAAAGACATCCAGGCCAACTATCTCGACTGGAAATGGAAGCAGGCTTCCTCCATCGACGGCAGCTTCCAGCTCGGACTTCCGACAGATATCGGCCCGACAGTAGTCTACTACCGCACTGACCTGGCTGAAGCAGCTGGACTGCCAAGCGATCCTGAAGGCTTCGGCGCAGCCATCGATACGTGGGACAAATTCGCCACTGTAGCAAAAGCATTCAAAGACAAGACAGGCAAGTATTTCTCCGACTTGACCGATCTGACGTACAATGCGCTTCGTGACCAGTCGGCAGACGAGATCTACTTCAGCAAAGCGGACGGCAGCTTCATCGGCGATACCAATCCGCAGGTGAAGAAAGCGTATGACTTTACCGTTAAAGGCATTCAAGAAGGCTGGATCAGCAATGTAATGCTCTGGTCGCCTGAATGGGGCCAAGGCATGAACGATGGTTCGTTCGCCGTCGTGATGGGCCCGGCCTGGATGGCCGGCAATATCAAGAGCAACGCGCCGGACTCTTCCGGCAAATGGAAAATCGCCCAGCTTCCTGAGGGCGCTGGTAACTGGGGCGGTTCGTTCATCACGCTGCCGAAGGAAGGCAAGCACTCTAAGGAAGCTTATGATTTCATCCAGTGGCTCGTGAACAAGGATAACCAGCTGGAATCCTTCAAGACCAAAGGCCTGATGCCTTCTATTCCTGCCCTGTACGAAGATCCTGCGTTCGTAGATTTCAAGGATGACTTCTTCGGCGGACAGCAGACGGCGGTGGAATTCGGTAAAGCGGCTAACCGCGTGAAGCCGGTATACTACGGACCGCTGCATGACCAGACCGATACCTTCTTCAAGAATGCGCTGAAAAACGTACTGGAGAAGAAAGCTGATCCGGCCAAAGAGTGGGACTCTGCTGTGAAGCAGGCAAAAACGCTTGCAGAACGCGGCTAA
- a CDS encoding sugar ABC transporter permease, whose amino-acid sequence MAEPVITSPHAESKRPFLTEQRRSRFTAYTFISPFFILFSIFGLYPIFFTFYLSFYKWDALGPMKYVGFKNFELITSDPTFWISFSNTLIMGLMGTVPQVILALLLAVLLHSGMTRFKKTFRILYFMPNITSIVAVTLVFSTLFGNNGMINWLLNGIGVESMAFNSGWWGVKIAISTMVMWRWTGYNAILFLSGLQSIPMDLYESAKIDGANRRQQLFSITLPLLKPFIIFVSLQSTIGALQLFTEPYVFLGQSGTGSTRQEGITMVTYLYSEAFRNGFFGTAAATAVLLFLVTILFSVLNMLISRGGRETGGKKA is encoded by the coding sequence ATGGCAGAGCCCGTAATTACGAGTCCGCATGCCGAGAGCAAACGACCTTTCCTCACTGAACAAAGACGGAGCCGCTTCACTGCGTATACTTTCATTTCACCGTTCTTTATTCTGTTCTCGATATTCGGACTATATCCAATTTTCTTCACATTCTATTTATCGTTCTACAAGTGGGATGCCTTAGGTCCAATGAAATACGTCGGCTTCAAAAACTTCGAGCTGATTACCTCGGACCCGACCTTCTGGATCTCCTTCAGTAACACGCTGATTATGGGGCTGATGGGTACTGTGCCGCAGGTTATTCTGGCGCTGCTGCTGGCGGTGCTCCTGCATTCGGGGATGACCCGGTTCAAGAAGACCTTCCGCATCCTCTATTTCATGCCGAATATCACTTCGATCGTGGCCGTTACGCTGGTTTTCAGTACGCTGTTCGGCAATAACGGTATGATCAACTGGCTGCTTAACGGAATCGGGGTAGAGAGCATGGCCTTCAACTCCGGCTGGTGGGGGGTCAAAATCGCCATCTCCACCATGGTCATGTGGCGCTGGACGGGCTACAATGCGATCCTGTTCCTCTCGGGCCTGCAGAGCATTCCGATGGATCTGTACGAATCCGCCAAAATCGACGGAGCTAACCGCAGACAGCAGCTTTTCTCCATCACGCTGCCGTTGCTTAAGCCGTTCATTATCTTCGTATCCCTGCAATCTACCATCGGTGCCCTGCAGCTCTTCACAGAGCCTTATGTCTTCCTCGGCCAATCCGGCACCGGATCTACCCGGCAGGAAGGGATCACGATGGTCACTTATTTGTACAGTGAGGCCTTCCGTAACGGCTTCTTCGGCACGGCGGCGGCTACAGCGGTTCTGCTGTTCCTCGTTACGATTCTGTTCTCTGTCCTCAATATGCTGATCTCAAGAGGCGGCAGAGAGACTGGAGGGAAAAAAGCGTGA
- a CDS encoding carbohydrate ABC transporter permease has protein sequence MSTLRMFRKKPDDLGFFGKLGFYLLLILGALVSIFPFYWMFVVGTNDKGAVFHVPPLLTIGDQFFENFKRVLEKSDFFQALGNSLFVSSMVTVSVVFFCTLAGYAFAKYEFPGKNVLFVFVIATLIVPQQLGVLPTYVIMAKLHWIDSFKALIVPAMVNAFGIFWMRQYISSAVPTELIEAGRIDGGGHFRIFWRIAVPVITPAMATLGILNFMTVWNDFFWPLVVLKNKEHFTIQIALQQLFTTRDGLDYGMIMSATFTATLPLLVVFLLFSRWVIAGLTSGAIKS, from the coding sequence GTGAGTACACTGCGTATGTTCAGAAAAAAACCGGATGATCTCGGCTTCTTCGGCAAGCTGGGCTTCTATCTTCTGCTGATTCTCGGAGCACTGGTCTCCATCTTCCCGTTCTATTGGATGTTTGTGGTCGGGACCAATGACAAGGGAGCCGTGTTCCACGTACCGCCGCTGCTCACCATAGGAGACCAGTTCTTCGAGAACTTCAAGCGGGTACTGGAGAAATCGGACTTCTTCCAGGCGCTCGGCAACTCGCTGTTCGTATCGTCCATGGTGACGGTCTCGGTCGTATTCTTCTGTACACTGGCCGGGTATGCTTTTGCCAAATATGAATTCCCTGGTAAAAACGTGCTGTTCGTCTTCGTCATCGCCACCCTGATCGTTCCCCAGCAGCTTGGCGTATTGCCAACCTATGTCATTATGGCCAAGCTTCACTGGATTGACAGCTTCAAAGCACTGATTGTTCCGGCTATGGTCAATGCCTTCGGCATCTTCTGGATGCGGCAGTACATTTCGTCGGCTGTACCTACCGAGCTGATTGAAGCGGGGCGTATTGACGGGGGAGGACACTTCCGGATTTTCTGGAGAATTGCCGTTCCGGTCATTACACCGGCGATGGCTACCCTGGGTATTCTGAATTTCATGACGGTATGGAATGACTTCTTCTGGCCGCTGGTGGTCTTGAAGAACAAGGAGCATTTCACGATTCAGATTGCATTGCAGCAGCTGTTCACTACACGTGACGGTCTTGATTACGGGATGATTATGTCCGCTACCTTCACGGCCACGCTGCCGCTGCTGGTTGTCTTCCTGCTGTTCAGCCGCTGGGTGATTGCGGGACTGACTTCAGGCGCCATCAAGAGTTAA
- a CDS encoding histidine kinase — protein MKLRRKILFAIILLVFIPVIVMGIVTYVNYSNAMEKKSSNFYWISLLETDRKLKFALSEISSITNSAITQPAIQQSLKQQNFVLTYDRKQEINNLLINHPMITSFSLYGKDRLLYQYNAPMSFADMHKQVWFGAMEAAEGRPVWSGPGENGSASGDKPVLVHARVIKDYYSLEDIGYLVVYVKPDLLDQIFWEAATLKKGDILLVNKQGNIVFNKSGEHIGERTDFPFLQENYNQEQDYYIDNYQGERSLITFLPSHNADWYLAAITPMNLISSESVSIRNIAIILGMVSLLSAFLFDRYFIRRLVRSINSAVNGMKRVKQGIFTPIPVPLRANDESDSLIDGFNRMSSQINELIDQVQTEQGRKKEAEMQALMAQINPHFIYNSLESINSMAVLAGNRDISKMVISLGRLLRISISQNQELIPLQMEFEHVRHYLDIQKFRFEDKFSYELELPEPLKYVMTQKLIVQPIVENALYHAIEQMEEHGTITVTAQENGKDIIIIVKDNGPGFDLEVLMSQWDKERSNPKKYSDSGVGLKNVHERLNIRFGNPYGILVCSSPGFGSAICIRIPRIQPS, from the coding sequence ATGAAGCTCCGCCGCAAAATCTTGTTCGCTATTATTCTTCTTGTATTCATTCCTGTGATTGTTATGGGGATTGTTACGTATGTGAATTATTCGAATGCCATGGAGAAAAAATCAAGTAATTTCTACTGGATCTCCCTGCTGGAGACGGACCGCAAGCTGAAGTTCGCCCTCAGTGAGATTTCATCGATCACCAATTCTGCTATTACACAGCCTGCGATCCAGCAGTCGCTGAAGCAGCAGAATTTCGTCCTCACCTATGACCGCAAGCAGGAAATCAACAACCTGCTGATTAACCATCCGATGATCACCTCGTTTAGCCTATACGGCAAAGACCGGCTGCTGTACCAATACAATGCGCCGATGTCTTTTGCAGATATGCACAAGCAGGTCTGGTTCGGAGCCATGGAGGCTGCCGAAGGGCGTCCTGTCTGGTCCGGTCCCGGAGAGAACGGCTCGGCCAGCGGCGATAAGCCGGTGCTGGTCCATGCCAGAGTGATTAAGGACTATTATTCGCTGGAGGATATCGGCTATCTGGTTGTATACGTGAAGCCGGATCTGCTCGATCAGATTTTCTGGGAGGCTGCGACCCTGAAGAAAGGGGATATTCTGCTGGTCAACAAGCAGGGCAATATCGTCTTTAACAAGTCCGGGGAGCATATCGGAGAACGGACAGATTTTCCTTTTTTGCAGGAGAATTATAACCAGGAGCAGGACTATTACATTGACAATTATCAAGGGGAGCGTTCTCTGATCACTTTCCTGCCTTCACATAACGCGGACTGGTATCTGGCTGCCATTACGCCGATGAACCTGATCTCCTCCGAATCGGTCTCCATCCGCAATATTGCGATTATTCTCGGCATGGTGTCTCTGCTGTCGGCCTTCTTGTTCGACCGTTATTTCATCCGCAGGCTCGTCCGCAGCATTAACAGTGCCGTGAACGGTATGAAGCGGGTCAAGCAGGGGATCTTCACCCCGATTCCGGTTCCGCTGCGGGCCAATGATGAGAGCGATTCCCTGATTGACGGCTTCAACCGGATGAGCTCGCAGATCAATGAGCTGATCGATCAGGTTCAGACTGAACAGGGACGCAAAAAGGAAGCGGAGATGCAGGCGCTGATGGCCCAGATCAATCCGCATTTTATCTATAATTCACTGGAATCGATTAACTCCATGGCGGTGCTGGCAGGCAACCGGGATATCAGCAAAATGGTCATCTCGCTCGGCCGGCTGCTGCGGATCAGCATTAGTCAGAATCAGGAGCTGATCCCGCTGCAAATGGAGTTCGAGCATGTCCGCCATTACCTGGATATCCAGAAGTTCCGGTTCGAGGACAAATTCTCCTATGAGCTGGAGCTGCCCGAGCCGCTGAAATACGTGATGACCCAGAAGCTGATTGTTCAGCCGATTGTGGAGAACGCTTTGTATCATGCCATTGAGCAGATGGAGGAGCACGGGACGATTACGGTCACCGCTCAGGAGAATGGCAAGGATATTATCATTATTGTGAAGGATAACGGGCCGGGCTTCGATCTGGAGGTGCTGATGAGCCAGTGGGATAAGGAGCGGAGCAATCCCAAGAAATACAGCGACAGCGGGGTTGGACTGAAAAATGTGCATGAGCGCCTGAACATCCGGTTCGGCAATCCCTATGGTATTCTGGTCTGCTCCTCACCAGGCTTCGGATCAGCCATCTGCATCCGGATTCCAAGGATACAGCCGTCATGA
- a CDS encoding extracellular solute-binding protein, which translates to MRGRNEMKDQRHVLRWLTNWGWILLYIVLMSGAVWFIMQEDREQIEDTSPEKITLTFRHFWIKEHDRPLLAIFEEVVRSYQESHPNVKVNFEGLDQNIHREQKLKSEMVTGTPPDMFVLFGGAEIEPYVRSDRLMDLTDFTVENGLSNQFKDLHLWTFNKHIYGLPIEGNAEPLYYNKKIFTKLGIDTPNTVAELDAVMAKLKAAGYIPFALGNEDRWPAGIFAHYLMDRYAGPDLIQKLVTGEDMSSFQNSGYLEAFRHLNRWVEAGYFSEDSNDTSTEGAVRLFTEGRAAMYLNGNWDINLFSGDNAPDDFQSRVGVIPFPAREAGTEPSIAGGYTIGIGLSSSLTGAKRTAALELMKGFYTKEIQTRIVYEGLRIPSMRIAFDPDKTGPVFAQVMDMMEENQQSFVPYDNLLSPEVKKTFLSVIEEMIDGGLQAEQALQQLQDASKQYWNLIRSSSGQ; encoded by the coding sequence ATGAGAGGGAGAAACGAAATGAAGGACCAGCGGCATGTGCTTAGATGGTTGACCAACTGGGGATGGATTCTGCTCTATATTGTACTGATGTCCGGCGCCGTATGGTTCATTATGCAGGAGGACCGGGAGCAGATTGAGGATACCTCGCCTGAGAAAATCACACTGACCTTCCGGCATTTCTGGATCAAGGAGCATGACCGGCCGCTGCTGGCGATCTTCGAGGAGGTGGTGCGCAGCTACCAGGAGAGCCATCCGAATGTGAAGGTGAACTTCGAGGGGCTGGACCAGAATATCCACCGGGAGCAGAAGCTGAAGAGTGAGATGGTAACCGGCACGCCGCCTGATATGTTCGTTCTGTTCGGCGGGGCGGAGATTGAGCCTTATGTGCGTTCAGACCGGCTGATGGATCTGACCGATTTCACTGTAGAGAACGGTCTCAGCAATCAGTTCAAGGATCTGCATCTCTGGACGTTCAACAAGCATATCTACGGACTGCCGATTGAGGGCAATGCAGAACCGCTCTATTACAATAAAAAAATCTTCACCAAGCTCGGCATTGACACTCCGAATACGGTGGCCGAGCTGGATGCAGTGATGGCGAAGCTGAAGGCAGCGGGGTATATCCCGTTTGCACTGGGGAATGAGGACCGCTGGCCTGCGGGGATATTTGCCCATTATCTGATGGACCGCTACGCCGGACCGGACCTGATTCAGAAGCTGGTTACGGGCGAGGACATGTCGAGCTTCCAGAATAGCGGCTACCTGGAAGCGTTCCGGCACCTGAACAGATGGGTGGAGGCAGGCTATTTCAGTGAAGACTCTAACGATACCTCTACTGAGGGGGCGGTCCGCCTGTTCACTGAAGGCAGAGCAGCCATGTATCTGAACGGCAACTGGGATATCAATTTATTTTCGGGGGACAATGCACCTGACGATTTCCAGAGCCGGGTTGGAGTCATTCCATTCCCTGCGCGGGAGGCCGGGACAGAGCCGTCCATCGCCGGAGGGTATACGATCGGTATCGGGCTGTCTTCGAGCCTCACCGGAGCGAAGCGGACAGCGGCCCTGGAACTAATGAAGGGCTTTTATACGAAAGAGATTCAGACGCGGATTGTCTATGAGGGCCTCCGAATTCCGTCGATGCGGATTGCCTTCGACCCGGATAAGACCGGACCAGTCTTCGCCCAGGTGATGGATATGATGGAGGAGAACCAGCAGAGCTTCGTCCCGTATGACAATCTGTTATCGCCTGAAGTGAAGAAGACCTTCCTCAGTGTCATCGAGGAGATGATTGACGGAGGGCTGCAGGCGGAGCAGGCTTTGCAGCAGCTGCAGGACGCGTCCAAGCAGTATTGGAATCTGATCCGGAGTTCTTCGGGTCAATAA
- a CDS encoding response regulator, with protein MKEQQEKYKVLLVDDEPIILRSLKVAIPWDELGLSIVGEAKNGEAALQQIQQTAPHIIISDIRMPVIDGITLMKEVLPRSAKLIFIFISGYGEFEYAREALRLGAFDYLLKPIDHDELVEMLKRARERLDRQKENEQLMLSVQTLSLLARERMLAEFTLGNPRPLQHLKWLENSELEGEYFMAVVRLDDYAALTAKWSAEEKHLWLFAVRNILEEWSLENGALSIFPFYNGEWILLFPASLNDGKRALGEQLIAGIKRYSKLNCSVGISRSTSGIDQLSTVYPLASQALYQRFYSGQAGVFLEEETAAAGNREVQYPKELELSLIESIRTLNLERMLTLFDEMSLFIEAQSLPQPLAERLMIEMSVVLYRQFEHLNTHNDWSIEGLLSKLNGLGTLPDMMNVLKTTFRDWLEQSHKTAAREDGRSIIEKVKRYIESNYHKDLSIEEVSEVADLSISHFCTLFKQISGYTFLEFVTHCRMENAKYILRSSNVKVYQVAPLVGYQDPRYFTQVFKKATGKTPTEYREEHVKQA; from the coding sequence ATGAAGGAGCAGCAGGAGAAATATAAGGTACTGCTCGTAGATGATGAGCCGATTATACTGCGCAGCCTGAAGGTTGCGATTCCATGGGATGAGCTGGGCCTGAGCATTGTGGGAGAAGCGAAGAACGGCGAGGCCGCGTTGCAGCAGATTCAGCAGACCGCACCGCACATCATTATCAGTGACATCCGCATGCCGGTGATTGACGGGATCACACTAATGAAGGAGGTGCTGCCGCGCAGCGCCAAGCTGATCTTCATCTTCATCAGCGGCTACGGGGAGTTCGAATATGCCAGGGAAGCTCTGCGGCTGGGGGCCTTTGATTATTTGCTGAAGCCGATTGACCATGACGAGCTGGTGGAGATGCTTAAGCGGGCCAGGGAGCGCCTGGACCGCCAGAAGGAGAACGAGCAGCTGATGCTCTCGGTGCAGACCCTGTCGCTGCTGGCCCGCGAACGCATGCTGGCTGAATTCACGCTGGGCAATCCGCGGCCGCTCCAACATCTCAAATGGCTGGAGAACAGCGAGCTGGAAGGCGAATACTTCATGGCCGTGGTCCGTCTCGACGACTACGCCGCGCTGACGGCGAAATGGAGCGCTGAAGAGAAGCATCTGTGGCTGTTTGCCGTGCGCAATATCCTGGAGGAGTGGTCGCTCGAGAACGGGGCGTTGTCCATCTTCCCGTTCTATAACGGGGAATGGATTCTGCTCTTCCCGGCCAGCCTGAATGACGGCAAGCGGGCACTCGGGGAGCAACTCATTGCCGGGATCAAGCGCTACTCCAAGCTGAACTGCTCTGTCGGCATCAGCAGAAGCACCAGCGGGATTGATCAGCTTAGCACGGTATACCCGTTAGCCTCCCAGGCTCTGTACCAGCGCTTTTATTCCGGTCAGGCCGGAGTCTTCCTGGAAGAGGAGACAGCGGCGGCTGGCAACCGTGAGGTGCAGTATCCGAAGGAGCTGGAGCTGTCCTTAATTGAGAGTATCCGCACGTTGAACCTTGAACGGATGCTGACTCTTTTTGACGAGATGTCCCTCTTCATTGAAGCCCAAAGTCTGCCCCAGCCGCTGGCGGAGCGTCTGATGATTGAGATGAGTGTGGTGCTGTACCGGCAGTTCGAGCATCTGAATACCCATAATGACTGGTCCATTGAAGGGCTGCTCAGCAAGCTGAACGGACTCGGCACACTGCCGGACATGATGAATGTTCTGAAGACCACCTTCCGCGACTGGCTGGAGCAGAGCCATAAGACCGCAGCCCGGGAGGACGGCCGGAGCATCATTGAGAAGGTCAAACGGTACATTGAATCCAACTACCATAAGGATCTCAGCATCGAGGAGGTATCCGAGGTGGCCGATCTCAGCATCAGCCATTTCTGCACCCTGTTCAAGCAAATCTCCGGCTACACATTCCTCGAATTCGTCACCCACTGCCGGATGGAGAACGCCAAATACATTCTGCGCAGCAGCAATGTGAAGGTCTATCAGGTCGCGCCGCTGGTCGGCTATCAGGACCCGAGATACTTCACCCAGGTATTCAAAAAAGCGACTGGCAAGACCCCCACAGAGTACCGTGAGGAGCATGTGAAGCAGGCTTAG
- a CDS encoding MFS transporter, translating into MLSNKYVRMIMLSNVLLQLGVWVRNFAILLYVTEITQNNPYYVSLISVAEYGPLFLFAIIGGTFADRWRPKRTMIVSDLLSACSVFVVLLVVMSGSWRALLFATMVSAILSQFSQPSAMKLLKRHVPEEQLQSVMAMFQSLTAFFMVIGPVIGTFIYSHYGIEVSLAVMGGMFLGSALILVKLPVDHEEKTGQTRSGFLAEMISGLNYVRANRVLKNLGVTFAFAGLAAGLVQPLGVFIIMENLGRDKGFLQWVMMANGGAMLLGGMFIMSKGKTIKPQTMLSLGLLVSAAGTVGVGWSHHTALTLALHTVSGFFYPCIHIGINTLLLRHTETAYMGRVGGIMGPMFMGFMVIGMSVAGYAKGMLSLSAVFTGSGVLFLIAVLILLPLLRSKEAGRQALQSRL; encoded by the coding sequence GTGTTAAGTAACAAGTATGTACGGATGATTATGCTGTCGAATGTGCTATTGCAGCTCGGGGTGTGGGTGCGGAATTTTGCGATTCTGCTATATGTGACGGAGATTACGCAGAATAATCCTTATTATGTCTCGCTCATTTCAGTGGCTGAATACGGTCCGCTCTTTCTGTTTGCCATCATCGGGGGAACCTTCGCAGACCGCTGGCGGCCCAAACGTACCATGATCGTAAGTGATTTGCTGTCCGCGTGTTCCGTCTTTGTTGTGCTGCTTGTGGTCATGTCAGGCTCCTGGCGGGCTCTGCTGTTCGCAACGATGGTGTCGGCCATCCTGTCCCAGTTCTCACAGCCTTCGGCGATGAAGCTGCTTAAGCGGCATGTGCCTGAAGAGCAGTTGCAGAGTGTAATGGCTATGTTTCAGTCGCTTACGGCGTTCTTCATGGTCATTGGTCCAGTCATCGGCACCTTCATCTATAGTCATTACGGCATTGAGGTCTCGCTTGCGGTGATGGGCGGGATGTTCCTCGGCTCGGCGCTCATTCTGGTCAAGCTACCCGTTGATCATGAGGAGAAGACCGGACAGACCCGCAGCGGGTTCTTGGCGGAGATGATATCCGGACTGAATTATGTGCGTGCAAATCGGGTGCTGAAGAATCTTGGAGTAACCTTTGCCTTCGCCGGGCTTGCCGCCGGACTGGTTCAGCCGCTAGGCGTCTTCATCATTATGGAGAATCTGGGCAGAGACAAAGGCTTCCTGCAGTGGGTGATGATGGCGAATGGAGGGGCGATGCTGCTCGGCGGAATGTTTATTATGAGTAAAGGTAAAACTATAAAGCCGCAAACAATGTTATCCCTAGGTCTCTTGGTCAGTGCGGCAGGAACGGTAGGAGTCGGCTGGTCGCATCACACGGCGCTGACGTTGGCGCTCCATACGGTTAGCGGCTTCTTTTACCCTTGTATCCATATTGGGATCAATACCCTGCTGCTTCGTCATACGGAGACTGCCTATATGGGCAGGGTGGGCGGCATTATGGGGCCGATGTTCATGGGCTTCATGGTGATCGGAATGTCTGTAGCCGGCTATGCCAAAGGCATGCTCTCCCTATCCGCCGTCTTCACCGGGAGCGGCGTGCTGTTCCTTATTGCGGTGTTGATCCTGCTGCCGCTGCTCAGATCGAAGGAGGCGGGGAGGCAAGCTCTCCAGAGTCGACTATGA